The Microtus ochrogaster isolate Prairie Vole_2 chromosome 4, MicOch1.0, whole genome shotgun sequence nucleotide sequence TGTACTGACCGGAGCCGGTTCTCCCGCAGGTCTAGGTATAGTAGCGCGTCCGCCCCAGCGAAGGCACCTGGAGGCAGCGCGCTGACGCGATTGTGATCCAGAAGCAGTGAGCTTACTCTCCAGCTCAGGCCCGCTGGTACCGTGGGCAGCTCGAGTGCGGAGCAATTGGCCTTGCCACCTAGTGAACATGAACAAGCCTCGGGGCACTCGGGGACCACCGGGGATCTGGAAGGGGCAGTTCCAACGTGCTCCTGTGTCCAGACTCGCCTCAAcgacagcagcagcagtagaGACAGTTGCGGCAGAAGCCGCAAGAAAAAAGAGCCCCGCATGAGGACTGCTCGAGAAGACAAGGGGACCTAGATCCCTGTGCGGCTTCGGAATGCAGATGACCTGGAGTTTGTCCCTTCCTCACCTACAGAAGTATTAACTCTCCTGCCAGAGCACAACAGCTTCTGTCCCACAACTGGTTCCTCGCCTTGGGCGGGGGCTAGGCACAGAGCCAAAGCCCAATACTGCCAACCACCTGTCCAGGGCTCGTCTTGGCTTGGCTCTGAACCCATAGTGGAGCTGATGAGACCACTGGACGCCCCACTGAGACCTAAAGAGCAGGGTCAAACCCACCAGCTCCACATAGAATGTGACCCACAATGCCTTGCTCCATACCCCAGTCTCAATTTCATCCCTTGTCAGCAAAAAGACCCTATAGAGTCTGTCCAGTCCCTTGACAGGATTGGTGGAGGTATAAATGCAAAGGAAAGACCTTAAAAGTGTAGGAGGGATGGCAAACCTAAGGCAAAAGAGGGAGTGTACCCAACCCTCTCCCCCTTGGAGCCCTTGAGGGCCGTGTTAGTAGAAAGGAGTGCTGGCTCAAGTCTGGGCAATGCAGCTCCCTTTGGACTTGCTAGCTACAGGTCCTGTCTTGGGAAATCTGGGAAGTAGGAAGGGCCCAGGGTCAGTCATCTTTGTAAGGCCAACAGTAGGAAGGTTCAGCTGAGAAAAGCTGAACTGGCCAGCTGGGCTAGGAGCTGAAAACCCTGGCTCTGCCCCTGGGTGGAGACACCTTCCGTGATCTATGACAAACACTACCTCGAGGGACTTGCAAGAAGGACAGCACACAATCACTAAATACTGTTTAATTCCCCAGCCTAGCTGCCCTCCGCTACTGTGgcggtggaggaggtggaggtggaggtggtggaggaggctCCTCTAGCGGAACCTCCATGGGAATGGTCATGAAGCCCTGGTTGTCCAAGGTCGGCATCATGGATACCTCCAGGTCACGGTCCATGAGGCGGGACTCGATGTGCACCGAGCGCAGGTCCATGCGATCTGCCCGGACCCCAAAGGGCCCTATCAACCTGCATGATGGGCTGGGTCAGCATGATCTGGCAGGGCCTTGGCCACCCAAGAGAAGCTGGCCCTTGAGGACATTGCTCTGGATACCACTGTGATCTCTACTTTCAGGAGCGGGCAGAGAGAGGGCACAGCTCACCCTTGAGGCTTTTCCTGGTGTGCTTACCTGTTTTCCGTGTGTCCGGGGCACGAATCACTGAGGGGGACAAAGGCAGGTGTGAATTCTGGAGAAATGCTCTTCCCACATGCCTGGAAGCCCCCTTGAACCTCTTCCTGGAACCCCCATACCCCCCACACACCCTGGAAAATATTACCCCCAGCCTCTCATGACACACCACCCCAAGAAGAGGCCCCTCAAAGGCATGGCTAACAGCCCAGGGCCAGTAGCATGGCCCCACTCCCGTTGTGCCCAACCCCAAGCTCACGCACCCCTTGGCCCGAAAGACACCAATCGCCACAATAACGAGTGCACAGAAGCAGCTGGCACTGACACCAGCCAGTATCACAATGAGAGCAATAAGGGCCTCACGGCTGAGGCCAAGGCTGCATTCACAGTAGGTTCCAGCTGCAGAAACAAGGCCACAAGACCAGGAGCCAGTCACCTGCCTGTGGACGACCTCAGGtcgtcccccaccccccaccccagtggCTCTCAGGACACAGGTGGCTTGCCCTGCTTGGAAAAGGGTGAGACTCTGGCTGGGGGGCTAGTGGGAGGAGGCACCTGCAGCAGGGATGAGCAAAAGGGACAAACATATCAGACCAAGGGGGCTGCCAGCTGGGCAGGAGTCAGGCTGGGGACAGGGGGCCATGTTCAGCCCCCAGCCCCACCACACACCTCTAGACGGAACTCATTGGAAGGTGCTGACCTCACAGTGGGGCTGTGAGGCAgagggtgtgggggcagggactCAGAGAACCCAGACCACTTGGATGCTGGAATTCTAGGAGTCCTGGGTGGACAGCCCTGGATGGAGCAGGTAAAGGGGACAGGGTTTGCGAGCTCTAGCCAGATCTGCGACAGGGGATAGTAGGGCTACAGTTTTACAGACACATAGCAGCTCTAGATAAACGGGTGAGAACCTTACTTTGCCCTCTGGTGTTGGGAACCAAGACCTCAGTTTGCTTGTCCACATCTGACCTCTGAGTAGAGTTAGAGCTCTACCAGACTTCCCGTTAACAAAACCCTCCCCAAGTTGAGGCAGGTAGGGGACAAGGAAGCTATGGGAGGTGGGGTATGTGTTCAGCTGCCCTCCTTGGCTTTGGAGGACTGAGCTCATACAGCCTTT carries:
- the Tmem210 gene encoding transmembrane protein 210, with protein sequence MAPCPQPDSCPAGSPLGLICLSLLLIPAAAGTYCECSLGLSREALIALIVILAGVSASCFCALVIVAIGVFRAKGDSCPGHTENRLIGPFGVRADRMDLRSVHIESRLMDRDLEVSMMPTLDNQGFMTIPMEVPLEEPPPPPPPPPPPPPQ